From Gemmatimonadota bacterium, one genomic window encodes:
- a CDS encoding GNAT family N-acetyltransferase: MIEIRKLEQLRREDLHIVDGYVSNDRYQVSKTETADEFCFILKRQKLDEPYVKRWSFSKEDFRNYSELVNCGLSLGAYDVDRLVGIAISEKIEWNRSLWIREFGVAESYRRKGVGRQLMEQVAEVAKAEGLRILVCETQNTNVPAIDFYRSAGFEVEGIDLSYYTNRDIEGEVAVFMKRKL, encoded by the coding sequence ATGATCGAAATCAGAAAATTAGAGCAGCTACGGCGCGAGGATTTGCATATAGTGGATGGTTATGTTTCAAATGATAGGTACCAGGTGTCTAAGACTGAGACCGCTGATGAGTTTTGCTTTATCCTGAAGCGTCAAAAATTGGATGAGCCTTACGTGAAACGCTGGTCGTTCTCAAAAGAGGATTTCAGGAATTACAGCGAACTTGTCAATTGTGGTCTGTCGCTGGGAGCCTATGACGTTGATCGGCTTGTGGGTATCGCTATTTCGGAAAAGATAGAGTGGAATAGGAGCCTGTGGATCAGGGAATTTGGGGTTGCCGAGTCATACAGGAGAAAGGGTGTCGGCAGGCAATTGATGGAGCAGGTAGCGGAAGTCGCCAAAGCTGAAGGGCTGAGGATTTTGGTTTGCGAGACTCAAAATACCAATGTGCCAGCCATTGATTTCTATCGCAGCGCAGGTTTTGAAGTCGAGGGTATCGATCTGTCCTATTATACCAATCGTGATATCGAGGGTGAAGTTGCAGTGTTCATGAAACGCAAGTTATAG
- a CDS encoding S8 family serine peptidase produces the protein MWPSLRDFLRIPGELTGKNVRIAVIDGEFPNHPDISTNERRTSYLVRGMSDPETHPEVFQAEPGPWSGGWHALCAAAAAGGSGAESQEIYKGVAPEADLFLVAKYSREPEYDLEKAHIKALEWVLHNWRKYEIRGVLSARKRRIGSGILPWQTDPRRILCEELASEGVLVVSGSGNWPDETTGIAEPAAPSVLSVGGVAIPQDGDPYRAKMYQGCRGTTFEGKWIPDILAPAENVVLPHRNDEEIANNFYAKIDDIPFRYARIDGTSFSGPALLGAAACLWQAHPSWTAREMKSALISSSLKRPEWSDLRAGLVSVSCAMANGVPDAVHDVTDPYRNWSSWRKSSLDHRLDGLKSNNPDEVKDVILSFVGDDLPHQAVSLICKQTKHPVADVRAAALCALAGGPPSQVDSGYILRAFRDSSPIVRMAGVYLLRSRSDLWSECRVSFHNLFDDTSLDVRIEALYLAPKMAYPDFAEGIAAGLEEDARMGRVANFAARRDALEAITGQRLPRTRPPFVHGGTPHTDESRDARVDLARRWEDWLGENWLTGRV, from the coding sequence ATGTGGCCGTCCTTGAGGGACTTTCTTCGGATTCCCGGTGAACTTACGGGTAAAAATGTCCGGATTGCTGTTATTGATGGAGAATTTCCAAACCACCCCGATATCAGTACAAATGAACGGCGTACATCCTACTTGGTACGGGGCATGTCAGATCCTGAAACGCATCCCGAGGTGTTTCAGGCGGAGCCTGGACCGTGGTCAGGTGGCTGGCATGCGTTGTGTGCCGCGGCAGCCGCTGGTGGATCAGGTGCCGAATCGCAGGAGATATACAAAGGTGTAGCACCCGAAGCAGATCTGTTTCTTGTTGCTAAGTACTCACGCGAGCCGGAGTATGATCTTGAAAAGGCACATATTAAGGCATTGGAATGGGTTTTGCATAATTGGCGGAAGTACGAGATACGAGGCGTATTATCAGCACGCAAAAGGCGGATAGGTTCAGGCATTCTACCATGGCAGACAGATCCGCGTCGCATCTTGTGTGAAGAATTAGCTTCTGAGGGCGTGCTCGTGGTTTCCGGGTCGGGGAATTGGCCAGATGAGACTACTGGCATCGCTGAACCCGCAGCCCCGTCTGTGCTTTCTGTTGGAGGCGTAGCGATTCCTCAGGATGGGGATCCATATCGGGCCAAGATGTATCAAGGATGCCGAGGAACTACATTTGAGGGGAAATGGATTCCGGATATTCTGGCACCGGCAGAGAACGTTGTTCTGCCCCATAGAAACGATGAAGAGATAGCAAATAATTTTTATGCAAAGATAGACGACATTCCATTTCGCTACGCTCGTATAGATGGTACATCGTTCTCGGGACCGGCTCTCCTTGGGGCAGCCGCCTGTCTGTGGCAAGCGCATCCGAGTTGGACAGCCCGCGAAATGAAATCAGCGCTGATATCGTCATCGCTGAAGAGGCCCGAATGGTCGGATCTGCGCGCTGGCCTGGTGTCAGTTAGCTGCGCCATGGCTAACGGCGTACCTGATGCCGTGCATGATGTAACGGATCCCTACCGAAATTGGTCATCGTGGCGAAAAAGCTCTCTGGATCACAGGTTGGATGGACTTAAGAGCAACAATCCCGATGAAGTAAAAGATGTAATCCTCTCTTTTGTTGGTGATGATCTCCCACACCAGGCTGTAAGTCTAATATGCAAGCAAACAAAGCATCCCGTAGCAGATGTTCGCGCTGCGGCTTTGTGCGCTCTTGCTGGCGGACCACCGTCCCAGGTGGATTCGGGCTATATACTGAGAGCGTTTCGAGATTCTTCGCCAATTGTCCGGATGGCGGGTGTGTACTTGCTACGAAGTCGTTCAGATTTGTGGTCTGAATGTAGAGTTTCCTTCCACAATCTCTTCGATGATACGAGCTTAGATGTCCGTATTGAGGCTCTTTACCTTGCCCCAAAAATGGCTTATCCAGATTTTGCTGAGGGAATCGCTGCGGGCCTTGAAGAAGACGCCCGGATGGGTCGCGTAGCGAATTTCGCGGCCCGACGAGATGCACTGGAAGCTATAACAGGACAAAGATTGCCGAGGACGAGACCACCCTTTGTACACGGAGGTACGCCTCATACGGACGAGAGCCGTGATGCTCGAGTGGATCTGGCACGTCGATGGGAGGATTGGCTCGGCGAGAACTGGCTGACTGGACGTGTTTAA
- a CDS encoding AAC(3) family N-acetyltransferase codes for MSEGKVVEKTKTPATIESLQTDLRALGVRPGMVVLVHSSLSAMGWVCGGSVAVVIALQKVLGSTGTLVMPAHSTGLSEPSKWKSPPVPESWWPVIRETMPAYDPVLTPTRAMGIIAETFRRERGVFRSSHPQVSFCACGPQASYVVNNHSLSFGMGEDSPLARIYDLHGFVLLLGVGHKNNTSMHLAEYRANFSTKRIVQDSAPISASGLRTWTTFEEVEPDSSDFDRIGEDFLRSDAGNVVRHGKVGLASCQLMPQRDVVDFAVDWLEENRSK; via the coding sequence ATGAGTGAAGGCAAGGTTGTTGAAAAGACAAAAACGCCCGCTACTATTGAATCGTTGCAGACGGATCTTCGCGCGCTTGGCGTTAGACCGGGGATGGTCGTGTTGGTGCATTCGTCTTTGAGCGCGATGGGATGGGTGTGTGGAGGGTCTGTGGCGGTTGTTATTGCGCTTCAGAAAGTTCTGGGCTCTACTGGAACGCTTGTGATGCCCGCGCACTCAACCGGTCTGAGCGAGCCGAGCAAGTGGAAAAGTCCGCCCGTTCCTGAGTCGTGGTGGCCGGTGATACGCGAGACTATGCCAGCTTACGATCCGGTGCTTACGCCAACTCGCGCTATGGGCATTATTGCGGAGACATTTCGCAGGGAGAGAGGGGTTTTCCGCAGTTCACATCCGCAGGTCTCGTTTTGTGCATGTGGGCCTCAAGCATCGTATGTCGTGAATAATCATTCACTGTCTTTTGGCATGGGCGAGGATTCGCCGCTTGCGAGAATTTACGATTTGCACGGTTTTGTCCTGCTTCTCGGTGTGGGGCATAAAAATAATACGTCTATGCATCTTGCGGAATATCGGGCGAATTTTTCTACTAAGCGCATTGTTCAGGATAGCGCACCGATTTCTGCGTCGGGTTTAAGGACGTGGACTACCTTTGAAGAAGTTGAACCAGATAGTTCGGATTTTGATCGCATAGGTGAGGATTTTCTGCGGTCAGACGCGGGGAATGTGGTGCGTCATGGCAAGGTTGGTCTCGCGAGTTGTCAACTCATGCCACAACGCGATGTCGTGGATTTTGCGGTCGACTGGTTGGAAGAGAATAGATCGAAATAA
- a CDS encoding RidA family protein yields MTIKRYPGKAFGRSKSVEHNGIVYTVVTAPDVSTDLKDQTQQALEQLDANLAEAGTDKSCLLSVTIYITDMSKKPILNAVWDAWISADNWPQRACVEVKLEGDTLVEMVAIAAK; encoded by the coding sequence ATGACTATCAAACGATACCCGGGCAAAGCATTTGGCCGCAGCAAGTCCGTTGAACACAATGGCATCGTCTATACGGTTGTCACCGCACCGGATGTGTCCACAGACCTCAAGGATCAGACTCAACAGGCGCTCGAACAGTTGGACGCGAATCTCGCTGAGGCTGGAACCGATAAGTCTTGCCTTCTTTCCGTCACGATCTATATCACAGATATGTCAAAGAAACCCATCCTGAACGCGGTTTGGGACGCCTGGATTAGTGCCGACAATTGGCCCCAGCGCGCCTGTGTGGAGGTTAAGCTGGAGGGAGATACGCTTGTGGAGATGGTCGCGATTGCTGCGAAATAG